Part of the Mytilus trossulus isolate FHL-02 chromosome 2, PNRI_Mtr1.1.1.hap1, whole genome shotgun sequence genome is shown below.
caaaaGCCATTATACAACGATATTCAAgttttcatacaacattttggaagtaaattttacaaacaactgacattgACAATTCTGtaatgtgttttatttcaaacattttgattggtcTAACTGTATACTATTTTTTAATACTAAAGATTTCCTCCCGCCAAGACCATTGgtgtcaaaaagtatttttagccaaaaaaagtcatatacgaCATTTCAATAGCCCAGCGACAAAATGTTGGTTATAAGTTATCGCAGCAGACGAATCCCAAAAACAATATCCTATAGATCTATATTTTATCAATGCTATTAAAGAGTCCCCCTGCTAAAATAAATAAGGCATCGGCAAATACATTATTGTCTTACTTATACTTAAACAACATTTACTGAAGaagaaacaattatatatatatatatattatatatccgCCCCTGGTATCATATGGatttaaaaaactataaatatgaGGGTTTGaatggggttaaatgattaaagaataatgtCCTTAAAagatgaagattagagaataatggaCAAAAAAAGTGAAGATTAGAGAAACGCGTGGtctaattttttgaagattagagaaaaaagcgattaattttttgaagattagagaaaaaagcgattaattttttgaagattagagaaaaaggggtgaaattaaatgtttacagaataacagacccccccccccccccaaatccAGACCCTCATATATAGTTTAGAAATTATCtgcaaaataataacaaaaaggaGCTTAACGTACACAATCAATTAACCCACTCTTCAAATGGGACTGGCTGACCTAAAGGGGGCCGTtctagtcatgcttcagtgattctctatatAATCCAGGCCTCCGGCCCCTTTGATTCCGCCTATAAAAGTCTTGTTTTACTTCCTTTCTGAAACAAATTAGACCTATGAAtataatgataattttcttttctcaattttttttaaatcaaactatccatttaataaaatacccccctttttcccacgcccccccccctttttacatgcacatgtatattatgATTTATCAGAGCCTTTTCACGATATTTCGTCAAGCGTCTAGGATGATCTAGTAAGACCACAATAATTGCATTCTACTATAAATAACTAAATTACCTTGAACTTGAATATGAAAGCAATATTTTGCGTTTTAAAAATATCGAGAACTTTCGAGTTTCAGCATTACCACCTTAAAAACGATGAAAACGCCAGAGTCTGACAGAACGAATAAACGATATCAACAATACAGACGACTTTTTGCAGAACAGAAGGTAGAGAAAAGATGTCGTTTGTCCCAGTGCTTTGGAACCGCTATAATCAGACACAGCATGATTTTGATGACATGTTTCACTTTATGGACGACTGGGAGCCTATGTCTGTAGGTTGTGGATATGGTCGTCACCCACCATGCCAGGGAATGGCAATGCGTAGGAGGCGCAGACCCGAGACTTCACTGGCGGATAAAAAGTGGACATACAGCGTAAAAATCGGAGACTTTGATGCACAGCATGTCAAAGTTAAAGTTGACAACGGTGAGTTTTATATGCTTAAAATTTTACGATACATAGTTGTTACAGGACATCGTTTTCAACTACTTTGAAAATCTTTACTTACTTGTGGCTCAGTCAGCGACAAATATAACACTGTTTAGTCTGTCACGTGCATACAAAGACATGTCGGACACATACTATATAGATTATGCCCAACATTTGTCTCTCGATATATTAATATCAGAAATATACAATAATCTAATTTGGGGGCCCTGATTCTTAAACTGCCGTTTATACGTGAATTTATTGAAAGTGTATTGAATATGCTGGTACAGTCAACAATATTAGAGACTACTGTATAACTGAATAATTTTATTCAGCAGGTGAAGTTCTCATAGTTTGCTTTTGGTAAATagggatttatttatttatgatgattttttcaaattactgGATTTATTTTGTAGTCTTTTATATAAAGTAATTGTATTACTGAATTATGTAAGTGTTTTCTGATCGTTCTATGttgcatttgtaaatatatccaggggcggatccagtcattttaaaaagggggatcacagcccaggacaaaagggggtgggggtgttccaaccatatgtccccattcaaattcattgatcgttcaaaaaagggggttccaacccccggaaccatCCACCTTGATCCTCCACTGCTACCAATATTGAAAGGTAAagttttaataattcaaaaagtAGTTAACCCCTCTAACTGTTCAAGTGCCTGTCCTAATTCAGGAATCTTCGCAGTGGTTACCTGTAGTTACCTGTTGAATACTAAATATGGAGTTAGGGGGCTTCGGTGATGATGACTAATCTCTGTTGTTAAATTTATTCCAAACAAAGAgcgtaaaaaaaataacaaaatttgacTAAAGATGACTAGAGGGGAAGGTAATGCAGTCTACATTTGTGTTGTTAAATATGGCTGCCTAATTGACATACATGTAAACCCAACATAtcccttttttatttatcaggTAATGTAATCATTCATGCCAAGTACACTGATGGTAACGATGAATGGGGAGATACTGTTGAACGTAAACGGACAGTCAAGGTTCCAGAGAATGTTGATGCTGAGAAAATGCACAGCTTCATGAGATCAGATGGAACAATGGTGTTAGAAGCTCCATATTTTCATCCAGAAGAGAGGCAACTCCAAGTTGTACCACACGACGGTGGTGCCTTATTGTCAAGTGATAGTCACAGCAACTTGATGAAATTCAATGTTGAAAATTTCCGACCAGAGGAGGTTAAAGTGTCATGTAAAGATGGAATATTGACAGTTCAAGGAGAAAAACAGAGGTCTGAAGATGGTCATGAAATACGGGAGTCATTCTGGCGTCAGATGACAGTTCCACAATCTGTGGATGGAAAGAACATTGAATGCTTGAAGGATGAGGAAGGAAATCTTACTATCCGTGCACCAGTTGTTGAAGATGTTGAAATGGAACAAGCCAAAAAATAGATCCATATTTGACTGTCCAAGTCacaatggtgggttgaacttAATTACATTTTTGAGGTCAATATTTTGTCTATTgtgatttttttgcaatatttgaacAATCTTTTGATGTTTCTCATACTTTCAGtaatttagaaagaaaaaagaaaaatcattaatgttgctaatttaaattgttagaacttttttttctcaaacgTTTGTCATTGTAAAGTGTAATATTATTATGAGAAGCAGTATTATGTTAGATGTATACAACATGTTTTGACAATCACGTATATTCTATAATGGACCTATCATTATAATGGACCAATCATTGAACATTACATAAATTTTAGTTCAGTTTAAAAAAGTgaacaaatatgttaaaactgtGATCTTGTGTATacatgtgtttgttttgttgttgtcagAGAAAGACATTAAATTATCTGACACAGTATTTTTATCAGTTTATTATTGTTCAAAGTTACAATTTTGATAACAGCATGGTTACTTTTCAAAGTCCGTTGAGGCCAAGGTTTTTGTTTGgtgtttatttgtgtttgttttatacCGCATCTTATTGCTTACACATTGACTCTTTAAtggttttagattttaatatggcaaattagaaaaataattcaaaacatcgATTTGATAAGTGTTATCCTTTGTCACTAGTTGGACTCACATGAAACATTCTACAAAGCTCAGTGCTGTTTTGTTTGCttgataaaatattcaataaaaaagaCATTGTAGGATAAACTGTTTTACCTTTGCGCCAAGCTGACGGTCCCTCCATCTTTTTATCATTTGGTAACATATTTCTGTCTGATTTTACATCGATTTGAACCAAAGATGTTTTTAATTTGGTACCCTACTTCACACGACTAAGCTATATAAAAcgactgtcacattcctgacttggtactgtaATTCCGAAGAAAACGGTTGGttaaacctggttgtatagctTGCTAAACCTCCCACTTCtatgacagttttttttatcattcctAAATATTGGTAAAAAGGGTGAGCAACTCAAACAGGCATAAATGGTAAAAGTGACAATATTTGGGATTAGACATGCGACATaactgattaaaaaaacaaacaaacatacaaacaaacaaacaaaaaaacgaaaacgccaaaaaaatattgttctatTTGGTAGTGAATTTGCCAAAGACttcaacaaaaaattattttataacacGTTAAAGTACAAATGTCAGCAGGGTATACAAAATGATCACAACGCTTTAACAAAATCTCGTGTGTCTGAATCTCACATCTGGACCACCGGTGTCTGGACCCACCGACGAACGCAAAAAGTCCAAAACCTGATAGCTGGATTTATAAATAAGTAGTCGCATCAACAGTCATACGAAAGGGAGCATAATAGCACAGTCAAATctaaaaaaaggaaacaacaTCAGCAGCACTTTAACTCGAGACCATCTggccaaaataaataataggtttgtttgcccaaacgctacctacccagaaaaaagctgcctactcaaattcttttattgtcctgatttgaagaagtttttttttaatcaaataggcgtGAAGattaataaacatctgatacttcaatttcttttttttttttttaaaaaagaaaatgcctacctacctacccactgtctcaacctttgggtagggtttgggcaaaccaaaatatttttaaatgtggcCTCTTGTATttgtaacattgaatatttatctattaaatATAGGTCTTGGTACTTTCCAATTAACTTTTTGAGAAAAAGGCTGAGACGCTCTATAAAAAACGCTGGTTCACGTTCTACCAAGTCCTGAGTAGTAAGAGTCGTATAGGTTTGGAAAGGTGCACTCCATACGTGCATATTCTGTATTAATTACTGCTTAGATGAggaaaattaataatttcaaaattgaaatgtctCGATTGTCACGAATTCTGGTTCTCAGATGAATGCTGTAGAATTATAGCTCAATGTCTGCTACTGTCATCAATTGGCGTctacaaaaaaacatgtttaaaccggACTCGCTGTGTTACAACACCACCACGGATACTTATACTCTTGAAGCGATGGAAAAAATCGGAAGTCGGATAAGGTCGATTTTTTCTTACTTTCTTTATATTCTACGTTTTTCTGAGAAGTAAGTGTTTGTGATACTGATTCCTAATAATGAACCTACTTCAGAGAGGTTGGTCCTACATGAGCCGTCTTTCTCTGCAAATCACCAGAAAGGGATTTTACGAGTtcaaacttgataaaaatatttattcttcaacGTTTCATTTGAAGATTTCGTACATACCGGTATTACAATTTAGCtttaaaaacaatgtatttcGGAAAAAGAACGTTATACAGAGAAATTCAGAGAGTTAAATAAAGCGGATTGTATGTAGCGCATATAATTATAGGTACCTTTAGCTATCATTGTTTCTTTGCTTCGGGGTATGACCCATAGTACATTGTCTGCTAtgaaaggtcccgaaatgagaaatgttaaacaattttagtGAGAAAAAAACCGGCCtaacttatataaaaatgtaacacagcaacaaacgacaactgcactgaattacaggctccggacgtgggacaggcacatacagaatgcgGCGGAGTTAAACAGTTTAAAAGCGCCGACCCTCAACCTAACCTGGGACTGTTGTGTAACATTAAAACATGAGATTAAACGtatcaaaatcagttgaaaaggtttAAGCCACCAATGGGATAGAAATATAAAtgcatctaacaaaaacacagagtggacgtgtacttgtacatcccgaaaacaaaaagacattaaGTACAgttctgagagtactcgcaattTTTGACAGCTCTTTCGAAGCCAATTACaactcatgaaaaaaaaacatgcatctaaGGCTAAATCAATCAGTTCACATCCAACTTCCAATGAATTGAAGGAAATAACTTTTTACAGACTAAACTATATAGCATGTGAGACAAGCATGATCTTGTGGTGCAATGTCAAAATATAAGTATCGACAGGATGAAGACCCATGATAAGagtaaataaatgtatgtacagcattacatattttgttgtttaagaTATCAAAAATCTATTCAATGCAAGTAAAGTTGGTTCCTGATTCTCATATGAAATAGATAAATTCTAGTATGAAagatttttcattaatttaagtCCAGTGGTAACTATCACATGTATGTTCAGGACGAccacatatataaaacaatttgtttaaaaaggttaaaaaaaaaaaccgaaaggTAGGTGTACTGAAATTACATTCCCCCTACACGAGGGACCGGATTTAACGTCTCAATTCCAGCCTGACGTGGTtgcattgatatttttacatcTTTCACAGGCATAATGAAACTAGACATTAAGAAGGCAAATTCAATCTTTGATCAAATTCGCTTTTATAAGCTCATAATTTTACCTATGAATCTATACAATACTGCCTCTCAAAATTGAAGGATTGAGGATTTCTAATGAAAGTCACCGTCTTGAAATCCACAAAAGTGCTTCTAATGCACAACATTTATATAGTGTTGGTTTCTTTCATTAGCACCGGGTTGATACCTTTTCTGGTCGACTATCCGAGGGTACAATCAGCTCAATAGTCAGTTATTCGGTACTGTCATTATTTTCAACAAACTTTTCTTATCTAGTCTTCGTTGAAAAAAACTATTAAGAAACAAAGCTTGACAAAGTTgacgagttgtctcattaacaatcaAAGTGATACCACAGCTCTTTATGTTTATTCAGTGATcagtttaaattaattatgaataattattatatttttggccAATGAATTATTTTACGGTGTAAAGATTAATAACTATAGCATTatcgatttaaaaataaaccaaggAAAGTATTAAGCCAGCATACTAATAGGGAGTGTTTAAAATCATGAGTtacctttttcatatttttcctcTGTAAAGAATCCTTTTTCAACCAGTTTTGTAACATTAAGATTTGtttcaatctttttattttgatttgtattcgGAACACTTATCATTTTTACCGTCATCGCTATTATAATGGTAAAAGCTGCAATCGCTGCTGCAGATTGGAGATATTGTATGTTGTAGTGAGTGTTCTGGTAGATAATTCGAAATCCGAAACTcgcatattttaaataatgtaaaatatataatttaaaaaaatgacacttTAAAAGTTTGGTCGTCGTTTCAAAagtgaggcatttgcctcatttgcctCCATTACGCTACGGCCCTGGATCATCTCCATGTCCTGTTTAAAGATGGCGCTCCGCCATCGCTCAAATGTCTTGCACCATTGTCAAATGACCCGTGCCATCGTTAAATTATCTTCCGCTATCGCAATCTCCGGCGCAGAGTTCATATCCGTTCCATACATGCTCCGCAATACTgcacttcttcttcttctttcttCTTCTTCCGAATACGGGAGTAGACTCCTAGGGAGGAGTGTAAAACTTCCCGGAACGTGTGTGCTATGTACATATggacttaatttaaaaataatatgacaaagaaaaatcgttatcaataacatatatacattatgtacagtgGCTTTAAAGTTTAATAAGTTGCTGTGGATCCTTCAAGTGTTAGAGTGGATATGCCACTTTTGAAGGATTCCAGGGTGTCAGACATACCTATTGCTTCAAGTAGTGAGTTCCAGTCCGAAATAGTGCgaggataaaatgaaaatttatagaaatctttatttgtggatatttgccTAAATTTATGTTCCCCCCTAGTGCGTCTATAAATTGTCCTTAGGAACTTCAACTAACCtccaatttattttatacagcaTAGTAAATCTAGCCTTTTTCCttcttaattctaaattttcccattccaatgattttattaaatttgaaactgCTCCAGGTGATCTGTCTTTATAATCATTGAAGACAAACCTGGCTACCTTACGCTGTACCTGCTCAACCTGAGtgatgtgttgttttttgtacggATCCCAGACAGGGGGAGAGTATTCGACGACCGGAGAGACAAGTGATGTGTACGTAAGGTTGTTAACCTTACGTGTGCAGTTTTTTAAGTTCCTACGAAGAAAACCTAAGGTTTTACTTGCCTTACAAGTAATATTGTTAATATGCGTTCCCCAATCAAGATCATGGCTTATAGTTAGGCCTAAATATTTACTGTCTTTTACTGCTTCTAAAATAtgattatgtaatatataatcaaaagtggaaggtttactttttttagaaatatgaatTACATAACACTTCTCAGGATTAAAATTCATTTGCCAATCCTCTTCCCATTTTACTAAACTAGACAAATCTATTTGAAGTAATTGTGCATCAGAACtattatttacatttctatATAATAAACAGTCATCTGCAAAAAGTCTTGCATTGCAAGTTACATGTTCGGGTAGGTCATTtataaagagtaaaaataaTGTTGGGCCTAAAACTGTTCCCTGAGGGACACCAGAATCAACTgctaattttgaagattttacacCGTTTAGTAGTACTTGCTGTTGCCTGTCAGCTAAAAAGTCATTTatccaatttaaattttgatttctaaTACCATAAAATTCTAATTTCTGGGCTAATCTTTTATGGGGGACTTTATCGAAAGCTTTGGAAAAATC
Proteins encoded:
- the LOC134706828 gene encoding uncharacterized protein LOC134706828 — translated: MSFVPVLWNRYNQTQHDFDDMFHFMDDWEPMSVGCGYGRHPPCQGMAMRRRRRPETSLADKKWTYSVKIGDFDAQHVKVKVDNGNVIIHAKYTDGNDEWGDTVERKRTVKVPENVDAEKMHSFMRSDGTMVLEAPYFHPEERQLQVVPHDGGALLSSDSHSNLMKFNVENFRPEEVKVSCKDGILTVQGEKQRSEDGHEIRESFWRQMTVPQSVDGKNIECLKDEEGNLTIRAPVVEDVEMEQAKK